Proteins encoded within one genomic window of Actinomycetota bacterium:
- a CDS encoding ABC transporter ATP-binding protein codes for MPEPLLELKDVSVRYGVIEAVRGINLTVGEGEVVTLIGGNGAGKTTTLRAISMVHGPARGEILFKGEDITSLRSDEVVARGIIHVPEGRHIFPSMSVAENIEMGAFQRKKASRKELNEDIDRVFTLFPRMKERRKQAGGTLSGGEQQMLAIGRALMAKPKLLMLDEPSMGLAPQVVETVFGVVETINSEGIPVLLIEQNAQMALQAASRGYVIETGEIVLEDKADSLLGNDRVRKAYLGEE; via the coding sequence GTGCCTGAGCCACTTCTCGAGCTCAAGGACGTTTCTGTTCGCTACGGCGTGATCGAGGCCGTCCGCGGCATCAACCTGACCGTAGGTGAGGGCGAGGTCGTGACGCTGATCGGCGGGAACGGCGCGGGCAAGACAACCACCCTCCGCGCTATCTCGATGGTGCACGGTCCGGCGCGCGGCGAGATCTTGTTCAAAGGCGAAGACATCACTTCTCTCAGAAGCGACGAGGTCGTCGCGCGCGGCATCATCCACGTCCCCGAGGGGCGCCACATCTTCCCGAGCATGTCGGTCGCGGAGAACATCGAGATGGGCGCTTTCCAGCGAAAGAAGGCGTCTCGCAAGGAGCTCAATGAAGACATCGACCGCGTCTTCACGCTCTTCCCGCGGATGAAGGAGAGGCGGAAGCAGGCCGGCGGGACGTTGTCTGGTGGCGAGCAGCAGATGCTGGCGATCGGCCGTGCCCTGATGGCCAAGCCGAAGCTCCTGATGTTGGACGAGCCTTCCATGGGACTCGCCCCGCAGGTCGTAGAGACGGTCTTCGGCGTGGTCGAGACGATCAACTCTGAAGGCATTCCCGTCCTGTTGATCGAGCAGAACGCCCAGATGGCGCTTCAGGCGGCCAGCCGCGGCTACGTCATCGAGACCGGCGAGATCGTGTTGGAGGACAAGGCAGACAGCTTGTTGGGCAACGACCGTGTTCGGAAGGCGTATCTCGGCGAGGAGTAG
- a CDS encoding transporter substrate-binding domain-containing protein translates to MRFDTNSRWLKLAALLATLLLVMAACGEDEPVTPEGTGTEAGAEGGEFQTLEEGRLIVGSDIPYPPFEFEEGGQLTGFDVEVVRGITERLGLENADDDWISTDFGTIFEQLASNTKFDVVVAAVTGYAPEGSPASETVADRKEAVDFTDPYYPSLQSLTVDPAKQDAKTFEELPEGARVGVQRATTGAFYAEENLAPLGLELVSFEKAPQMYQQLQGGNLDAVFNDLPVSLDAIEKQFTNLEVVQQVETGEEYAIAVSKDNPELREAINGALQEMFEDGTYAEIFQKYFPEQELPEYASE, encoded by the coding sequence ATGAGGTTTGACACCAACAGCCGGTGGCTGAAGCTCGCGGCGCTGCTGGCGACATTGCTGCTCGTGATGGCAGCCTGCGGCGAGGACGAGCCGGTTACGCCGGAGGGCACCGGCACCGAAGCGGGCGCCGAAGGCGGCGAGTTCCAGACGCTCGAAGAGGGACGCCTGATAGTGGGGTCGGACATCCCTTACCCGCCGTTCGAGTTCGAAGAAGGCGGGCAACTGACCGGTTTCGACGTCGAGGTGGTACGAGGGATCACGGAGCGGCTCGGACTCGAGAACGCGGACGACGACTGGATCTCGACCGACTTCGGCACGATCTTCGAGCAGCTGGCTTCGAACACCAAGTTCGACGTCGTCGTTGCGGCCGTCACCGGTTACGCCCCCGAGGGCTCTCCGGCATCTGAGACGGTGGCCGACCGCAAGGAAGCGGTGGACTTCACCGATCCCTATTACCCCTCCCTCCAATCGCTGACGGTGGATCCCGCGAAGCAGGATGCGAAGACGTTCGAGGAGCTTCCCGAGGGAGCGCGCGTCGGCGTCCAGAGGGCAACCACCGGCGCCTTCTACGCTGAGGAGAACCTCGCGCCTCTTGGACTGGAGCTGGTCAGCTTCGAGAAGGCGCCCCAGATGTACCAGCAGCTTCAGGGAGGGAACCTAGATGCTGTGTTCAACGACCTCCCCGTGTCCCTAGACGCGATCGAGAAGCAGTTCACCAACCTCGAGGTCGTTCAACAGGTGGAGACGGGTGAGGAGTACGCCATCGCCGTCTCGAAAGACAATCCCGAGCTGCGCGAGGCCATCAACGGCGCGCTGCAGGAGATGTTCGAGGACGGTACCTATGCGGAGATCTTCCAGAAGTACTTCCCGGAGCAGGAGCTTCCCGAGTACGCGTCTGAATAA
- a CDS encoding amino acid ABC transporter permease, producing MAVAAATPPQRDLRWLRSETRPLAAVLLAVGAITVALALLGPVLVVLGHGLTPVDEVIRGLKSNEMTGVLLFALVGGAAAALVALIGYRRMDTKVSREAAIGGGALGAQAAVLGAALLWWMETDVSDFARAFLDFSRIPPVFDAFVNGAKNTLFLAFASEFFGIVLGLFVALLAISNRRVVRAPARAYINFFRGTPLVWQLIFIGIAIPAGLGIRVGTYTAGIIAFSLNTGAYAAEVFRAGIRSIERGQFEAARGLGMSYLQAMRYAIVPQAVRRVVPPLMNEFVILIKDTALLIVLGLSVEQRDLMNVGDQLVANTFNFTYMLATGLGYLAITLPLIRLVNAVERRMRSGLVGVGA from the coding sequence ATGGCCGTAGCGGCAGCGACCCCACCACAGAGGGACCTTCGTTGGTTGCGCAGTGAGACGCGCCCACTCGCAGCGGTGCTTTTGGCGGTCGGTGCCATCACGGTCGCCCTGGCCCTGCTCGGCCCCGTCCTCGTGGTGCTGGGGCACGGCCTGACTCCGGTCGATGAGGTCATCCGCGGTCTCAAGTCCAACGAGATGACCGGGGTGCTGTTGTTCGCGCTCGTCGGAGGAGCGGCGGCAGCTCTCGTGGCTTTGATCGGTTACAGAAGGATGGATACCAAGGTCAGCCGAGAGGCCGCTATAGGCGGTGGGGCGCTCGGAGCGCAAGCGGCGGTCCTGGGCGCCGCTCTGCTGTGGTGGATGGAGACCGACGTCAGCGACTTCGCCCGCGCGTTCTTGGACTTCAGCAGGATCCCGCCGGTGTTCGACGCCTTCGTGAACGGCGCCAAGAACACCCTGTTCCTGGCCTTCGCCAGCGAGTTCTTCGGCATCGTCCTCGGCTTGTTCGTGGCCCTGCTTGCCATATCGAACAGACGCGTCGTCCGTGCTCCCGCTCGGGCTTACATCAACTTCTTCCGCGGCACGCCGCTCGTGTGGCAGCTGATCTTCATCGGGATCGCGATCCCCGCGGGGTTGGGGATCCGCGTGGGGACCTACACCGCCGGCATCATCGCGTTCAGTCTGAACACCGGCGCTTACGCCGCCGAGGTCTTCAGAGCAGGCATCCGCTCGATCGAGCGGGGTCAGTTCGAGGCCGCGCGGGGCCTCGGTATGTCGTATCTCCAAGCGATGCGTTACGCGATCGTCCCGCAGGCCGTCCGCCGCGTCGTCCCGCCTCTGATGAACGAGTTCGTGATCCTCATCAAGGACACCGCGCTGCTGATCGTGCTGGGGCTGTCGGTCGAACAGAGAGACCTGATGAACGTAGGTGACCAACTCGTGGCGAACACCTTCAACTTCACCTACATGTTGGCCACCGGCCTCGGCTATCTCGCTATCACGCTTCCACTTATCCGGTTGGTGAACGCAGTAGAGCGGCGGATGCGAAGCGGCCTGGTAGGCGTCGGCGCGTGA